A stretch of the Streptomyces ortus genome encodes the following:
- a CDS encoding glycerophosphodiester phosphodiesterase, which translates to MHARAAAATTTALLGAAVVLPASLAHAAVSTDQPLVVAHRGASAQAPENTLAAIDRAARLGFTWVENDVQRTKDGKLVVIHDASLARTTDVEEVFPDRAPWKVKDFTAAEIARLDAGSWFSPRYEGARVPTLKQYMNRVSHNHQKLVLEIKNPELYPGIERETLKTLSNEGWLGPAHVRRKLVIQSFSADSVRTVHALRPDIKTGFLGTPSIAELPAYARFADQINSSHTTISLGYVAAIHALEGPHGKPLEILTWTVDTAADTRRVTGLGVDGIITNKPDVVRKALYED; encoded by the coding sequence ATGCACGCGCGCGCTGCCGCCGCCACGACCACCGCGCTCCTGGGAGCCGCCGTCGTTCTCCCCGCCTCCCTCGCTCACGCAGCCGTGAGCACCGACCAGCCCCTGGTCGTCGCACACCGCGGAGCCTCGGCCCAGGCCCCGGAGAACACCCTCGCCGCCATCGACCGGGCGGCCCGCCTCGGCTTCACCTGGGTCGAGAACGACGTCCAGCGCACCAAGGACGGCAAGCTCGTCGTGATCCACGACGCCAGCCTGGCCCGCACGACCGATGTGGAGGAGGTCTTCCCCGACCGGGCCCCCTGGAAGGTGAAGGACTTCACCGCCGCGGAGATCGCCCGACTGGACGCGGGCAGCTGGTTCAGCCCCCGCTACGAGGGCGCGCGCGTTCCGACGCTGAAGCAGTACATGAACCGGGTCTCGCACAACCACCAGAAGCTCGTCCTGGAGATCAAGAACCCCGAGCTGTACCCGGGCATCGAGCGGGAGACCCTCAAGACCCTCAGCAACGAAGGCTGGCTGGGCCCGGCCCATGTACGGCGCAAGCTGGTGATCCAGAGCTTCAGCGCGGACAGCGTACGCACGGTGCACGCCCTGCGGCCCGACATCAAGACGGGGTTCCTCGGTACTCCGTCGATCGCGGAGCTGCCGGCGTACGCGCGGTTCGCCGACCAGATCAACTCGTCGCACACGACGATCTCCCTCGGATACGTCGCGGCGATCCACGCGCTCGAAGGGCCGCACGGCAAGCCGCTGGAGATCCTCACCTGGACCGTCGACACCGCCGCGGACACGCGGCGCGTTACGGGGCTCGGTGTGGACGGCATCATCACGAACAAGCCCGACGTGGTGCGGAAGGCCCTCTACGAGGACTGA
- the fdhA gene encoding formaldehyde dehydrogenase, glutathione-independent, producing MSGNRAVAYLKPGAVEVRTIDYPTLELRDGPGVASANIGRTCRHGVILKVLASNICGSDQHMVRGRTTAPEGLVLGHEITGEVVERGPDVEFLDAGDIVSVPFNIACGRCRNCKERKTGICLNVNPARPGAAYGYVDMGGWVGGQAEYAMVPYADFNLLRFPDRDQAREKLLDLTMLSDIFPTGFHGAVSAGAGVGSTVYVAGAGPVGLAAAASAQLLGAAVVIVGDLNPERLAQARSFGCETVDVSQGDVGEQIDQLLGEPEVDVAVDAVGFEARAHGPDAPEAPATVLNSLMGLTRAGGSLGIPGLYVTDDPGGVDQDARTGTLKVRLGLGWAKSHRFTTGQCPVMRYHRGLMKAILHERVHIAKAVNATVIGLEDAPRGYAEFDQGASRKYVLDPHGALTGVRPV from the coding sequence ATGAGCGGGAACAGGGCAGTCGCGTACCTCAAGCCGGGCGCGGTGGAAGTCAGGACCATCGACTACCCCACGCTGGAACTGCGGGACGGACCGGGTGTGGCCTCCGCGAACATAGGCCGCACGTGTCGGCACGGAGTCATCCTGAAAGTACTCGCCAGCAACATCTGCGGCAGCGACCAGCACATGGTGCGCGGCCGTACGACCGCGCCCGAAGGGCTCGTCCTCGGGCACGAGATCACCGGAGAGGTGGTCGAGCGGGGCCCCGATGTCGAGTTCCTCGATGCCGGGGACATCGTCTCGGTGCCCTTCAACATCGCCTGCGGGCGCTGCCGCAACTGCAAGGAGCGCAAGACCGGCATCTGTCTGAACGTCAACCCGGCCCGTCCCGGGGCAGCGTACGGCTACGTCGACATGGGCGGCTGGGTCGGCGGCCAGGCGGAGTACGCGATGGTCCCGTACGCGGACTTCAATCTGCTGCGGTTCCCGGACCGGGACCAGGCGCGCGAGAAGCTGCTCGACCTGACCATGCTGTCGGACATCTTCCCGACGGGCTTCCACGGCGCGGTGAGCGCGGGCGCCGGCGTCGGCTCGACGGTGTACGTGGCCGGTGCGGGGCCGGTCGGTCTCGCCGCGGCGGCATCGGCGCAGTTGCTCGGCGCCGCGGTCGTCATCGTCGGCGACCTCAACCCCGAACGTCTCGCGCAGGCGAGGAGTTTCGGCTGCGAGACGGTCGACGTCAGCCAGGGCGACGTGGGCGAGCAGATCGATCAGCTCCTGGGCGAGCCGGAGGTGGACGTGGCCGTCGACGCGGTCGGCTTCGAGGCGCGGGCCCATGGCCCGGACGCCCCGGAGGCACCCGCCACGGTCCTCAACTCGCTGATGGGCCTCACCCGCGCGGGCGGCTCGCTGGGCATCCCGGGCCTGTACGTCACGGACGATCCCGGTGGGGTCGACCAGGACGCGCGGACCGGCACGCTCAAGGTGCGGCTCGGTCTGGGGTGGGCGAAGAGCCACCGCTTCACCACAGGTCAGTGCCCGGTGATGCGGTACCACCGGGGGCTGATGAAGGCGATCCTCCACGAGCGGGTGCACATCGCGAAAGCCGTCAACGCGACGGTGATCGGTCTGGAGGACGCGCCGCGGGGCTACGCCGAGTTCGACCAGGGCGCCAGCCGCAAATACGTCCTCGACCCGCACGGCGCGCTGACCGGCGTACGGCCCGTCTGA
- a CDS encoding methylated-DNA--[protein]-cysteine S-methyltransferase, with the protein MNSHGQDEQRVVWADVDSAIGPLLLAATGEGLVSVVFHATDEVRAKALERLGARFATEPVEAPDSPLLAEAIRQFAAYFAGERRDFELPLDWSLISGFNRQVLRELASGVPYGAVVGYGDLARRVGQPGAAQAVGTAMGANPLPVVVPCHRVVERDGGIGGFGGGVETKRRLLALEGVLPEPLF; encoded by the coding sequence ATGAACAGCCATGGGCAGGACGAGCAGCGGGTGGTGTGGGCCGACGTCGACAGCGCCATCGGCCCGCTGCTGTTGGCGGCGACCGGCGAGGGCCTGGTCAGCGTGGTCTTCCACGCCACGGACGAGGTGCGCGCCAAGGCCCTGGAGCGGCTCGGTGCGCGGTTCGCCACCGAGCCCGTCGAAGCGCCGGATTCCCCGCTGCTGGCCGAGGCGATACGTCAGTTCGCTGCGTACTTCGCGGGTGAGCGCCGCGACTTCGAACTGCCCCTGGACTGGTCCCTGATATCCGGCTTCAACCGCCAGGTGCTGCGCGAGCTGGCGTCCGGCGTTCCGTACGGGGCGGTGGTGGGCTACGGCGATCTGGCGCGGCGCGTCGGCCAGCCGGGGGCGGCCCAGGCCGTGGGGACGGCCATGGGAGCCAATCCGCTGCCGGTGGTCGTGCCCTGCCACCGGGTCGTGGAGAGGGACGGCGGCATCGGCGGGTTCGGGGGCGGCGTGGAGACCAAGCGGCGGCTGCTGGCACTGGAAGGGGTGCTGCCGGAACCGCTGTTCTAG
- a CDS encoding magnesium and cobalt transport protein CorA has product MSMAGNLRRVTSLSKVGGLRTVARLTRRRTRVDLSHPARSPLGSAVVNCVAYEEGARVPAGRDLVETVERVRKADGGFVWLGLHEPTEVEFAGIAELFDLHPLAVEDAVDAHQRPKLERYGDTLFMVFKTVCYVEHTELTATSEVVNTGEIMVFVGRDFVVTVRHGMHGSLGPLREELEADPQQLSKGPAAVLHAIADHVVDDYLNVTASVQEDIDEVETAVFAADGARADPGHIYQLKRELLELKRAVVPLGRPIMDLATRPIRVIDPEIQAYFRDVSDHQLRAAEQIAAFDELLNSILQAHLAQVSVAQNEDMRKITAWAALIAVPTMVCGVYGMNFEHMPELHWKFGYPLAVAVIAVACLTLYRGFKRNGWL; this is encoded by the coding sequence ATGTCCATGGCAGGGAATCTGCGGAGGGTGACGAGCCTGAGCAAGGTCGGCGGCCTCCGTACCGTGGCACGGCTGACACGACGGCGTACCCGTGTCGATCTGAGCCACCCCGCCCGGTCACCGCTGGGCTCCGCGGTGGTGAACTGCGTGGCGTACGAGGAAGGGGCCAGGGTCCCCGCCGGCCGCGATCTGGTCGAGACGGTGGAGCGGGTCCGCAAGGCCGACGGCGGTTTCGTCTGGCTCGGGCTGCACGAGCCGACCGAGGTGGAGTTCGCGGGCATCGCCGAGCTCTTCGACCTGCATCCGCTGGCGGTCGAGGACGCGGTGGACGCCCACCAGCGCCCGAAGCTGGAGCGGTACGGCGACACACTGTTCATGGTGTTCAAGACGGTCTGCTACGTCGAACACACCGAACTGACCGCGACCAGCGAGGTGGTGAACACCGGCGAGATCATGGTGTTCGTCGGCCGGGACTTCGTGGTGACGGTCCGGCACGGCATGCACGGTTCGCTGGGCCCGCTGCGCGAGGAACTGGAAGCAGACCCACAGCAGCTCAGCAAGGGTCCGGCCGCCGTACTGCACGCGATCGCGGACCACGTGGTGGACGACTATCTGAATGTCACGGCCTCCGTGCAGGAGGACATCGACGAGGTCGAGACGGCCGTGTTCGCGGCGGACGGCGCGCGGGCCGACCCCGGCCACATCTACCAACTCAAGCGCGAACTCCTGGAACTGAAGCGGGCAGTGGTCCCGCTGGGCCGGCCCATCATGGATCTCGCCACACGGCCGATACGGGTGATCGACCCGGAGATCCAGGCCTATTTCCGGGACGTCTCAGACCACCAGCTGCGGGCCGCCGAGCAGATAGCCGCCTTCGACGAACTGCTCAACTCGATCCTGCAGGCGCACCTCGCCCAGGTGAGCGTGGCGCAGAACGAGGACATGCGGAAGATCACGGCCTGGGCCGCGCTGATCGCCGTACCGACGATGGTCTGCGGGGTCTACGGAATGAACTTCGAGCACATGCCCGAGCTGCACTGGAAGTTCGGGTATCCCCTGGCGGTCGCCGTGATCGCCGTCGCGTGCCTCACCCTCTACCGCGGGTTCAAGCGGAACGGCTGGCTGTGA
- a CDS encoding methyltransferase domain-containing protein — protein sequence MTRTDGHLLDNRPPGAGQRFDAHAALFDPTTFRHIERFGIGSGWRCWEVGAGGMSVVSWLAKRVGPTGRVLATDLDVSWAPLAVRPPIQLRVNDVGVDEPPAEGFDLVHARLVLAHVPDRERALRTMIRALRPGGRLLVEDADPTLQPLACPDERGPEQQLANRLRHATRDVLAERGAELSYGRRLPRLLREAGLRQVEADAYFPLTSPACGALEAATVGQVRDQLVTAGLATDQDIDRHLANVTAGGLDLATAPLISAWGRKV from the coding sequence ATGACGCGAACCGACGGACACCTCCTCGACAACCGCCCGCCCGGGGCGGGGCAGCGATTCGACGCCCACGCCGCTCTCTTCGACCCCACGACGTTCCGGCACATCGAACGGTTCGGTATCGGATCCGGCTGGCGCTGCTGGGAGGTGGGAGCGGGCGGCATGTCGGTGGTGTCCTGGCTCGCCAAGAGGGTCGGGCCCACCGGCCGGGTCCTCGCTACCGACCTCGACGTCTCCTGGGCCCCCCTGGCCGTCCGGCCGCCGATCCAGCTGCGCGTGAACGACGTGGGCGTCGACGAGCCGCCCGCGGAGGGTTTCGACCTCGTGCACGCCCGGCTCGTTCTCGCTCATGTGCCGGACAGAGAGCGGGCCTTGCGCACGATGATCCGGGCGCTGCGGCCCGGCGGCCGGCTCCTGGTCGAGGACGCCGATCCCACCCTGCAGCCGCTGGCCTGCCCGGACGAGCGAGGCCCCGAGCAGCAGCTGGCCAACCGGTTGCGCCATGCGACGCGCGACGTGCTCGCCGAGCGGGGCGCCGAACTCTCGTACGGGCGACGCCTTCCCCGGCTGCTCCGCGAGGCTGGACTGCGGCAGGTGGAGGCGGACGCGTACTTCCCGCTCACCTCGCCCGCCTGCGGGGCCCTGGAGGCCGCGACGGTCGGTCAGGTCCGTGACCAGCTCGTCACGGCGGGCCTCGCCACCGATCAGGACATCGACCGCCACCTGGCGAACGTGACCGCGGGCGGCCTGGACCTGGCCACCGCGCCGCTGATCTCGGCCTGGGGGCGCAAGGTGTAG
- a CDS encoding uridine kinase has protein sequence MGGVRLEAITWDRLGDLIAERLLELKPADGSPWPRIAFDGAPAARPGDLAERVAEALRPRGRSALVVGTEGYLRPASLRFEYGRQDVETYYDGWFDTGALWREVFGPLEPGGDGRVLPDLLDPVTDRATRTPYVQLPPGAMLLLHGPLLLHHWFPFDLTVHVRLSPAALRRRTPQDEHWTLPAYERYETETAPGDTADVLVRADDPRRPAWNG, from the coding sequence ATGGGCGGTGTGCGACTCGAAGCGATCACCTGGGACCGGCTCGGCGACCTCATCGCCGAGCGTCTGCTCGAACTGAAGCCGGCTGACGGCAGCCCCTGGCCGCGCATCGCCTTCGACGGGGCCCCGGCGGCCCGCCCCGGTGACCTCGCCGAACGTGTCGCCGAGGCCCTGCGCCCACGCGGTCGTTCCGCCCTGGTCGTCGGTACGGAAGGCTATCTGCGGCCCGCGTCGCTCCGGTTCGAATACGGCCGCCAGGACGTGGAGACCTACTACGACGGCTGGTTCGACACCGGCGCCCTGTGGCGGGAGGTGTTCGGCCCCCTGGAACCCGGCGGTGACGGGCGGGTCCTGCCCGACCTCCTGGACCCCGTGACCGACCGTGCCACCCGCACCCCATACGTCCAACTCCCGCCCGGCGCGATGCTGTTGCTGCACGGGCCGCTGCTCCTGCACCATTGGTTCCCCTTCGATCTCACTGTCCATGTACGTCTGTCACCGGCCGCACTGCGCCGCCGCACCCCGCAGGACGAGCACTGGACGCTCCCCGCTTACGAGCGGTACGAGACCGAGACGGCGCCGGGCGACACGGCCGATGTGCTGGTGCGGGCGGACGACCCGCGCCGCCCGGCGTGGAACGGCTGA
- a CDS encoding carbohydrate kinase family protein: MTGARGAGGALLVVGDVITDVVARHRGPLAPGTDTAAAVRTVPGGAGANVACWAARRAGTEVRFLGRVGADSAAWHERELVASGVRPLLVVDPRAPTGTVICLVDAGASAERTFLTDSGASLRLDADDWSPALLDGVARLHLSGYLFFSEPCRALVSVAVESARARGVPVSVDPASAGFLAALGVDRFLSRAEGVDVLLPSRDEARLLTGLPDTADAAATLSRHFPLVVVKQGDAGALIARAGAVRARIPAEVAHPVDTTGAGDAFTGAFLAALLAGGRPEEAAAEGCRAGARAVEQVGGRPGTPDAKAPTAQEAKA; the protein is encoded by the coding sequence GTGACGGGAGCGAGGGGTGCCGGTGGGGCTCTCCTTGTCGTCGGTGATGTCATCACCGACGTCGTCGCCCGGCATCGCGGGCCGCTCGCGCCGGGCACCGACACGGCCGCTGCCGTCCGGACCGTGCCGGGCGGTGCGGGCGCCAACGTCGCGTGCTGGGCGGCCCGTCGGGCAGGTACGGAGGTGCGCTTCCTCGGCCGGGTGGGCGCCGACTCGGCGGCGTGGCACGAGCGGGAGCTGGTGGCTTCGGGGGTGCGCCCCCTCCTGGTCGTGGACCCGCGGGCGCCCACCGGGACGGTGATCTGCCTGGTGGACGCGGGTGCCTCGGCGGAACGCACCTTCCTCACGGACAGCGGTGCTTCCCTGCGTCTGGACGCCGACGACTGGTCGCCCGCGCTGCTCGACGGTGTCGCACGGCTGCACCTGTCGGGTTATCTGTTCTTCTCCGAGCCGTGCCGTGCTCTGGTGTCGGTGGCGGTGGAGTCGGCACGCGCGCGTGGAGTCCCGGTGAGCGTGGATCCCGCGTCGGCGGGGTTCCTCGCCGCACTGGGCGTGGACCGTTTCCTCTCACGCGCCGAGGGCGTGGACGTGCTGCTACCGAGCCGGGACGAGGCCCGTCTGCTGACGGGCCTGCCCGATACGGCGGACGCGGCGGCCACGTTGAGCCGCCACTTCCCGCTGGTGGTGGTCAAGCAGGGCGACGCCGGCGCCCTCATCGCCCGGGCGGGGGCGGTCCGGGCCCGGATTCCGGCGGAGGTGGCGCATCCCGTCGACACCACGGGGGCCGGCGACGCCTTCACCGGCGCCTTCCTGGCTGCCCTGCTCGCGGGCGGGCGGCCGGAGGAGGCCGCCGCCGAGGGGTGCCGGGCCGGAGCCCGGGCGGTGGAACAGGTGGGCGGCAGGCCGGGCACACCGGACGCGAAGGCGCCGACCGCACAGGAAGCGAAGGCATAG
- a CDS encoding MFS transporter codes for MSAVERPVAVPFDAAGLPALRRRTSAVLIASQILGGLGVATGIALAVVLAQEVAGTESLAGLAPTATVTGTAVLSVPLAALMTARGRRPGLVLAYLIGALGAGIVVTGAVMGSFPLLLAGMAGFGAASSANLQARFAAADLAEPKRRARAISNVVWATTIGAVLGPNIAAPAGRSVSGLGIPEAAGPFVWAAGVFLISALLVLVLLRPDPLLTARALAPAEERSPAARSIRAGAAAVRASPRARLALVTVAVSHTAMVSVMSMTPLDLGHHGAGIDLIGLVISVHIAGMYAFSPLMGRLSDRFGRLSGIGLAVALLACAALLAGTAGADHRRTAAGLFLLGLGWSAGLVSGSALLTDSVPQPARAAAQGLSDLTMNASAGLGGAAAGLVVAQASYGWLNAVAACLLLPLGALALFTRRRGLRS; via the coding sequence GTGAGCGCTGTCGAGCGGCCGGTCGCCGTGCCCTTCGACGCCGCCGGACTGCCCGCGCTGCGACGCCGGACCTCCGCCGTGCTCATCGCGAGTCAGATCCTCGGCGGGCTCGGTGTGGCCACGGGCATCGCGCTCGCCGTGGTCCTGGCCCAGGAAGTCGCCGGTACGGAGTCGCTCGCCGGGCTCGCGCCCACCGCGACCGTCACCGGGACGGCGGTGCTGTCGGTGCCGCTGGCCGCCCTGATGACCGCACGCGGTCGCAGGCCGGGGCTCGTGCTGGCCTACCTCATCGGCGCGTTGGGGGCCGGGATCGTGGTGACGGGCGCGGTCATGGGCAGCTTCCCGCTGCTGCTGGCCGGCATGGCGGGTTTCGGCGCGGCCTCGTCGGCGAATCTGCAGGCGCGGTTCGCCGCCGCCGATCTGGCCGAGCCGAAGCGGCGGGCACGGGCCATCTCGAACGTCGTGTGGGCCACGACGATCGGCGCGGTCCTCGGACCCAACATCGCCGCGCCCGCGGGCCGCAGCGTCTCCGGGCTCGGCATACCGGAGGCGGCGGGCCCCTTCGTGTGGGCGGCCGGGGTGTTCCTCATATCCGCGCTGCTCGTCCTGGTGCTGCTGCGGCCCGATCCGCTGCTCACCGCCCGCGCGCTGGCGCCGGCCGAGGAGCGGTCCCCCGCGGCGCGGTCCATCAGGGCGGGGGCCGCCGCCGTCCGGGCTTCCCCGCGTGCGCGGCTGGCTCTGGTGACGGTGGCCGTGTCGCACACGGCGATGGTGTCGGTCATGTCGATGACTCCGCTGGACCTCGGCCACCACGGGGCGGGCATCGATCTGATCGGGCTGGTCATCAGCGTCCATATCGCGGGGATGTACGCGTTCTCACCCCTGATGGGGCGGCTGTCCGACCGGTTCGGCCGGCTCTCGGGGATAGGCCTGGCCGTGGCGCTGCTGGCCTGCGCGGCCCTACTCGCGGGCACCGCGGGCGCCGACCACCGGCGGACCGCCGCCGGATTGTTCCTGCTGGGCCTCGGCTGGTCCGCCGGTCTCGTCTCCGGCTCCGCGCTGCTGACCGACTCCGTGCCCCAGCCCGCGCGCGCCGCCGCGCAGGGACTCTCCGACCTGACCATGAACGCCTCGGCGGGGCTCGGCGGGGCCGCCGCCGGTCTCGTCGTGGCCCAGGCGAGCTACGGCTGGCTGAACGCCGTCGCCGCCTGCCTGCTGCTGCCGCTCGGCGCGCTGGCGCTGTTCACCCGGCGCAGGGGGCTCCGCTCGTGA
- a CDS encoding MHYT domain-containing protein, giving the protein MQGTVDGFSYGLVTPLVAYLMACLGGALGLRCTTRSMLVTRSWRPGWLALGSAAIGSGIWTMHFIAMMGFSVQESPVNYDMLMTFASLGVAIVMVGIGIFIVGYRGASGTALFTGGTITGLGVASMHYLGMAGMRLNGKLEYNTLTVAASVVIAVAAAIAALWAAGQVRGFLWSVGASLVMGLAVSGMHYTGMAALSVHLHGATSTPAGDSPASLLAPLMIGPLAFLLLAGVVVMFDPLMVMGKPDRSAAEQKPGIPAHHTGRGYMPGPRSRHHADVRTPQNR; this is encoded by the coding sequence ATGCAGGGCACGGTCGACGGATTCAGCTACGGACTCGTCACGCCGCTCGTGGCGTACCTGATGGCGTGTCTCGGCGGAGCGCTCGGTCTGCGCTGCACCACGAGGTCGATGCTCGTCACCCGTTCCTGGCGGCCGGGCTGGCTCGCTCTCGGATCCGCGGCGATCGGCTCCGGCATCTGGACCATGCACTTCATCGCGATGATGGGGTTCTCCGTCCAGGAGAGCCCGGTGAACTACGACATGCTGATGACTTTCGCGAGCCTCGGCGTCGCGATCGTCATGGTCGGCATCGGGATCTTCATCGTCGGATACCGGGGAGCCTCCGGAACGGCCCTGTTCACGGGGGGCACCATCACCGGACTCGGCGTCGCCTCCATGCACTACCTGGGCATGGCCGGAATGCGCCTCAACGGGAAGCTCGAGTACAACACCCTCACCGTCGCCGCCTCGGTCGTCATAGCCGTCGCCGCCGCGATCGCGGCCCTGTGGGCGGCGGGCCAGGTCCGCGGCTTCCTGTGGAGCGTGGGCGCGAGCCTCGTCATGGGCCTTGCCGTAAGCGGCATGCACTACACGGGGATGGCCGCCCTCAGCGTCCACCTGCACGGCGCCACCAGCACCCCCGCCGGGGACTCGCCCGCCTCCCTGCTGGCTCCCCTCATGATCGGCCCGCTGGCCTTCCTGCTGCTCGCCGGCGTCGTCGTGATGTTCGACCCGCTGATGGTCATGGGCAAGCCCGACCGGAGCGCCGCCGAGCAGAAGCCCGGCATCCCGGCCCACCACACCGGCCGCGGGTACATGCCCGGCCCGCGCTCCCGCCACCACGCCGATGTGCGGACCCCGCAGAACCGGTGA
- a CDS encoding DUF2293 domain-containing protein — protein MAMMATPPPRTGPLVVQPLKRRHCGECRGGPLSLLVLEEGAPRCLDCADLGHLVFLARGDTALTRRSREESGLSAVVVRFNRRRSRYERQGMLVEEAALARAEARCLADAEARRRRRLRDARRRAVEDVRFTDAFARNILRLFPGCPDDRAWAIAAHASVRGSGRVGRSAAGRALSEAAVASAVRAAVRHTETPYDELLMSGVARHEARRRIASAVEATLATWREGGPAGGGEG, from the coding sequence ATGGCGATGATGGCGACTCCCCCGCCCCGCACCGGGCCTCTTGTCGTCCAGCCGTTGAAGCGGCGGCACTGCGGCGAGTGTAGGGGCGGGCCGCTCTCCCTGCTGGTGCTGGAGGAGGGAGCCCCGCGCTGCCTCGACTGCGCCGACCTGGGCCATCTGGTGTTCCTGGCCCGGGGTGACACGGCGTTGACGCGCAGGTCGCGGGAGGAAAGCGGGTTGTCGGCGGTAGTGGTGCGGTTCAACCGGCGGCGGAGCCGGTACGAGCGGCAGGGAATGCTGGTCGAGGAGGCGGCGCTCGCACGGGCGGAAGCGCGATGCCTGGCGGACGCGGAGGCGAGACGGCGGCGCAGACTGCGCGACGCACGGCGACGGGCTGTCGAGGATGTGCGGTTCACGGACGCGTTCGCGCGGAACATCCTGCGGCTGTTTCCCGGCTGTCCGGACGACCGGGCGTGGGCGATCGCCGCACACGCCTCGGTACGCGGCAGCGGGCGGGTGGGGCGAAGCGCCGCCGGGCGGGCGCTGTCCGAAGCCGCGGTGGCCTCGGCCGTGCGTGCGGCGGTCCGGCACACGGAGACTCCGTACGACGAGTTGCTGATGAGCGGAGTCGCGCGTCACGAGGCCCGCCGACGGATCGCCTCCGCGGTCGAGGCGACGCTGGCGACCTGGCGCGAGGGCGGGCCGGCCGGGGGTGGGGAGGGGTGA
- a CDS encoding CBS domain-containing protein, which translates to MTTAGDIMHRGVQWIPAHETLDRAAQLMRELKVGALPISDENERLCGILTDRDIVIGCVAMGHDPARVTAGEMAKGTPRWIEASADVGDVLGEMQEHRIRRLPVIENKRLVGMISEADLASHLSDRQLASWAESVYAKNDPR; encoded by the coding sequence ATGACCACCGCCGGAGACATCATGCACCGCGGCGTCCAGTGGATCCCCGCTCACGAGACCCTGGACCGGGCCGCTCAGCTGATGCGCGAGCTCAAGGTGGGCGCCCTGCCCATCAGTGACGAGAACGAACGGCTTTGCGGCATCCTCACGGACCGCGACATCGTGATCGGCTGTGTGGCCATGGGCCACGACCCGGCGCGCGTCACCGCCGGTGAGATGGCCAAGGGCACCCCGCGCTGGATCGAGGCGAGTGCCGACGTCGGCGACGTACTGGGCGAGATGCAGGAACATCGGATCCGTCGCCTCCCTGTGATCGAGAACAAGCGTCTGGTCGGAATGATCAGCGAGGCCGATCTGGCCTCGCACCTGTCGGACCGACAACTCGCGAGCTGGGCCGAGAGCGTCTACGCGAAGAACGACCCACGCTGA
- a CDS encoding pseudouridine-5'-phosphate glycosidase, protein MVSEEVREALATGRPVVALESTIIAHGLPRPRNLQVALELEDAVRQEGAVPATIAVLDGQPRVGLDKEQVERIANEDGIRKLGQRDLPLAIATGASGATTVSATALLAARAGVRVFATGGLGGVHREWTLTQDESADLGLLARTRITVVCAGVKSILDVPATLQRLETLGVAVAGYGTDRFPGFYLSDSGHPVDWTLESPGEVAAVMRAQDTLDGPATALIVANPVPEAQQLDPALHARVLADALHACEAEGVSGQAVTPFLLDHLVRHTDGASLEANLAAVRGNVRLAGRIAAAWAQV, encoded by the coding sequence ATGGTGTCCGAAGAGGTTCGGGAGGCGCTCGCCACGGGTCGGCCCGTGGTGGCGCTGGAGTCCACGATCATCGCGCACGGGCTGCCGCGTCCGCGCAATCTCCAGGTGGCGCTGGAGCTGGAGGACGCCGTGCGCCAGGAGGGAGCCGTCCCGGCGACGATCGCCGTGCTCGACGGGCAGCCCCGTGTGGGCCTGGACAAGGAGCAGGTGGAGCGGATCGCCAACGAGGACGGCATCCGCAAGCTGGGCCAGCGCGATCTGCCCCTGGCGATCGCCACCGGGGCCAGCGGAGCGACCACGGTGTCGGCGACGGCGCTGCTGGCCGCGCGGGCCGGGGTACGGGTGTTCGCCACGGGTGGCCTCGGGGGCGTGCACCGGGAGTGGACACTGACGCAGGACGAGTCCGCCGACCTGGGGCTCCTCGCGCGGACCCGGATCACCGTGGTGTGCGCGGGAGTGAAGTCGATCCTGGACGTGCCCGCGACACTGCAGCGTCTGGAGACACTGGGCGTCGCGGTCGCCGGATACGGCACGGACCGCTTTCCCGGCTTCTACCTGTCGGACTCGGGACACCCGGTGGACTGGACGCTGGAATCGCCGGGCGAGGTCGCGGCCGTCATGCGCGCGCAGGACACGCTGGACGGGCCCGCGACGGCGTTGATCGTCGCCAACCCCGTGCCCGAGGCGCAGCAGTTGGACCCCGCGCTGCACGCACGCGTGCTCGCCGACGCGCTGCACGCGTGCGAGGCGGAGGGCGTGAGCGGCCAGGCCGTCACGCCGTTCCTCCTCGACCATCTGGTGCGCCACACCGACGGCGCGTCACTTGAGGCCAATCTGGCGGCGGTACGCGGCAACGTACGGCTCGCGGGGCGGATCGCGGCGGCCTGGGCACAGGTGTGA